AAAATGTTTTGGGTAATAGGACCCGACCAAAACCTTGCCCTAAAACAACTTTTTGCAATCTGCGAGCAATTAGGAATCGGAAAAATAGATGAGTTTACGCATTTATCCTATGGATATATGAGCATAAAAGGCGCTGGAAAAATGAGCTCTAGGCTTGGAAATGTTGTTTATATAGACGACCTTATTGATATGGCAAAAGATAGAATCCTTGAGAAAACTTCCAATGGGAACCTTGCAGAAAAAGTCGCGATTGGCGCTATAAAATATAGCGCCCTAAAAGTAGGCAGAACAACCGACACCGCCTTTGACTTTAAAACATCCCTTTCCTTTGAGGGAGATTCGGGACCATATCTTCAATACACCTACGCAAGATGTAACAGCATTTTGAGAAACGCAAAATTGGACAAGGGGGTAACTATGTCCTATGCAATAAACAAGGATGAAGAAAAGATATTAAAACATATTTATAAGTTTCCAGAAGTTGTAGAAATGGCAGGACGGGAATACAGTCCAAATCTCTTATGTACCTTTTTGTTTGAACTTGCTAAAAGATACAACACTTTTTACGCAAGACACTCCGTGCTAAAAGCGAATACGGAGAAACAAAAAGACTTTCGTCTTTTATTAACAAAAGCGGTAGCGCAGACGCTAAAAAACGGGTTGTTGTTACTTGGCATAGAACCTTTAGAACAGATGTGATAAAAACAAAGATATGGGCTTTGGTAAAAAAATAGCTGTCCTTTTTCTTTTAATAGTCTTATGCGTATGCTTTGCGCAGAAAATAAATTTAACTACCGCGGATTTGGGCAGACATATCAGAAACGGAGAATATGTTTTTAAAAACCCCAGTGTTTTATACACAAACTTTTACTCTTACACAGAACCCGATTTCAAAACCGTTAATCATCACTGGCTGTTTGGAGTTTTAAGTTATCTTATCTGGTCCGCAGGAGGCTTCAAATTGGTGTCCATCTTTTTTATACTTGTTAACCTTGCTTCTTTCTCCCTTTTCTTTTTATCGGCAAAGAAAGTAAGCTCCTTTAGTATGGCGTTTTTCTTATCTCTGTGGCTTATTCCACTCATCATTTTCAGAAAAGAAATTCGTCCCGAAATGATAAGCTATTTGTTTTCAGCAATTTTTATTTACTGCCTATTGCACTTTAAAGACAATGAAATAACTTTCAAAAAGCTTTGCGCAATACTTGTCCCCATACAACTAATTTGGGTTAACACACATATATTTTTTATATTTGGATTATTTCTAGCAGGGATATTTACCATAAAGAGTATTTCCGCCAAGAAATTCGTCTTCCTAATGTCCTCACTAATATTAATTTCCTTTATTAACCCCGCGGGCATTAAAGGATTTCTAGAACCCTTTAACATCTTTAGAGAATATGGCTATATGATAGCGGAAAACCAATCCGTTATATTTATGCAAAAACGCTTTTATAACCTATTATATTTACATTTTGAGATATCGTTCGCTTTTATTCTTGGCGGGTTTTTATTAATATTCCTAAAAAGTCGCGAAGATTTTAAAAAAAGTCTCTCTTTTTTTTGCCTGTTTTTAATTTCGGGACTTCTCGCCTTTAAATTGAACAGGCTTATCGCTTTAAACGGTCTAATATTTTTACTCACCGGCTCCTTTGTTATAAACAGAAACGCTAGCTATTTATTTAAAAAACATACCGTGGACAAAAAACTCGTGTCCTCTTTTTTGGCAAGCCTTTTTCTTATGTTATACCTAATACCATATAGCGCAAACATCCCCTTTAATAACAATTTTGGGATAGGCTTGCTCCACAACAACGGAGATTCCGCCAAATTCTTTAAGGATGCCAAACTTCACGGGCCAATATTTAATAATTACGATATCGGAAGTTATTTAATTTTTCACCTTTTCCCCAACGAGCAGGTTTTTGTGGATAACAGACCAGAAGCGTATTCCCCGCTCTTTTTCAGAAACACTTATGTGCCTATGCAAGAAAACGAAAATTTGTAGGAACGGATGGACAGCGCCTACAAATTTAACACTATTTATTTTTATAGACACGACATAACCCCTTGGGCGCAACCTTTTTTAATAAAAAGACTGGGGGATATAAACTGGGTACCCGTGTATGTTGATGATTTTGTATTGATAATGGTAAAAAATAACGGAGAAAACAAAAATATAATAGACAAATACGAACTGCCCAAAAGTATCTTTGGGCATTGAAAAGTAATTCTCTAAATGATAGCATAAGTTTAAGATGCCCATAAAAAAGGTTATTATACCCGCGATTTTAATAATATGTTCTCTATCCATTGTAGGAGCAGTGTATTTTAAAATTTTAGAGAATCCTTTGGTAAAACCCAACGCCGCTTTATCTGTAACCGCCTCTTACGAACAGGCAAGCGTAATCGTTGATGGGGCTTTAGCGGGAAAAACTCCTTACGAAAGCAAAACCCTAAAACCCGGTGAGCATACTATATCGCTAAAATCCGATTCGGGCAGTTATGAAACCAAAATAACGCTAATACCCCAAGCCGCAACAGTAGTTTCTCGCGAAGTGGGAACTGGCGGAGCGTTCTCCTCAGGATACGCTGTTTGGATGGAAAAAATTTCCAATAACGAAACCTCCCTTTCCATAGTCTCCAGCCCAACAGGAGCTGAAGTTTCTGTGGACGAAGAAGAAAAAGGCATAACCCCATTAAACTTAACCAATTTATCCGAAGATAATCACACCATCACCATTTCTAAACCGGGTTATGAGCCACAATCTATGTACCTAAAATTTAAAAAAGGGTTTAAGCTAAATTTGGTAGCAGATATTTTTTTGTATCCCATACCGGAAAATCTAGAAAATATAAGCTATTCAGATACAATTAAAGTGTATAATTTAGCATTGTCCGAGTCGGCTGTAACAGTAGATGCGGCTATATGGGCAAAGGCGGTAGCATATTTTGTTAAAACGCGGGGAAAACCCGTAACCTTTAATTACTTTGTGGATTCCGATGGAGTTATTTATGACACAACAGGCTTAAAAGTAACTTTAAATCCAACAGCCCCTATCACGGATAGCATAACAATAGGGTACCTTGCGCAAAATAAAGGGGATTTGAGCGATAAGGCAAAAGAAGCGCTTTCAATATTCGGAAGCGCCACACCACAAAAAACCGCAAAAATAATTCCAACTGGCTTGGGGTGGCTACGAGTAAGGTCAGAACCTACGCTAAACAGTTCAGAAATTGCGAAAGTAAATGTAGGGGAAGAATTTCCGATTTTGGAAGAAAAAGATACTTGGATTAAAATTAAAATAGACGATACCACACAAGGTTGGATAAGCGCAACTTATGTACAAAAATCCGCCCAGTAAATTTAAAACATTTGCGAAACTCATTGACCAAGCAATACTCCCGGCCACAATCTTATTGGCGACAAAAATTTTAAGCCTAATTATACTTAACAAAAAATTTAATCTGGACTGGCAAATAAGCTCTTCTGGAATAATATACTCCTCAAAAGAAGATTTCATCTTTGCAAACTCTTACTCCTCGCTATTTATGTTTATTTCTATAACAATAGGGCTTATTTTGCTAACAGTAAAAGCCACCCAATGGCATTCAACACATATAAGACCTAGTTTAGCCGCCAGGTTTTACGAAAAAAAGCTGGACTTTCTTGTTACGGATAGTAGGGATATCTACCCAAAATCGGTAATATGGCTTTCTTACGCATGGCTTGCCACCATTTTAATGCTCATTCAAAACTATTACGGTCTTTTAATCTCTTGGATTTCTTATGTGGCGCTTTTTATAACCATTATCCCAACTGTATTTATAGTTTTGGATTTAGAAAAAGAGTTAAG
This genomic stretch from Patescibacteria group bacterium harbors:
- the argS gene encoding arginine--tRNA ligase — its product is KMFWVIGPDQNLALKQLFAICEQLGIGKIDEFTHLSYGYMSIKGAGKMSSRLGNVVYIDDLIDMAKDRILEKTSNGNLAEKVAIGAIKYSALKVGRTTDTAFDFKTSLSFEGDSGPYLQYTYARCNSILRNAKLDKGVTMSYAINKDEEKILKHIYKFPEVVEMAGREYSPNLLCTFLFELAKRYNTFYARHSVLKANTEKQKDFRLLLTKAVAQTLKNGLLLLGIEPLEQM
- a CDS encoding PEGA domain-containing protein; the protein is MPIKKVIIPAILIICSLSIVGAVYFKILENPLVKPNAALSVTASYEQASVIVDGALAGKTPYESKTLKPGEHTISLKSDSGSYETKITLIPQAATVVSREVGTGGAFSSGYAVWMEKISNNETSLSIVSSPTGAEVSVDEEEKGITPLNLTNLSEDNHTITISKPGYEPQSMYLKFKKGFKLNLVADIFLYPIPENLENISYSDTIKVYNLALSESAVTVDAAIWAKAVAYFVKTRGKPVTFNYFVDSDGVIYDTTGLKVTLNPTAPITDSITIGYLAQNKGDLSDKAKEALSIFGSATPQKTAKIIPTGLGWLRVRSEPTLNSSEIAKVNVGEEFPILEEKDTWIKIKIDDTTQGWISATYVQKSAQ